One region of Streptomyces sp. NBC_00442 genomic DNA includes:
- a CDS encoding hemerythrin domain-containing protein: MPTSDAIVMLREGHKEIRRLIRSYRAGRDPDAVEQLLRALAVYTFIECEGMYPRVAVLAPEAEPTILTLREEHHIAEVLAAELHDMRPDELAFDAKARLLMDIVERHMDTEDTLWFPHVRATVGRRELREIGAWMTVLAERAPRRPRRVAQQKAWDAVAA, from the coding sequence ATGCCCACCAGCGACGCGATCGTGATGCTGCGGGAAGGCCACAAGGAGATCAGGCGGCTGATCCGCTCCTATCGGGCCGGCCGGGATCCCGATGCGGTCGAGCAGCTGCTGCGTGCGTTGGCCGTGTACACGTTCATCGAGTGCGAGGGCATGTATCCGCGCGTCGCCGTCCTCGCCCCCGAGGCCGAGCCGACGATCCTGACCCTGCGGGAGGAACACCACATCGCCGAGGTGCTGGCCGCGGAGCTGCACGACATGCGCCCCGACGAGCTCGCCTTCGACGCGAAGGCCCGCCTCCTGATGGACATCGTGGAACGGCACATGGACACCGAGGACACCCTGTGGTTCCCCCACGTGCGGGCCACCGTGGGCCGCAGGGAGCTGCGGGAGATCGGTGCGTGGATGACGGTACTGGCCGAACGTGCCCCGCGGCGGCCGCGCCGCGTCGCGCAGCAGAAGGCCTGGGACGCGGTGGCGGCCTGA
- a CDS encoding APC family permease: MSGLQKSLGGVVGTFLALSTILGSGMMILPGTSYQELGRSAWMPWAVAAVSVVPLLYCYAWLGRRHPSASGVAHYCEVAFGRSTGRSAGLLAMLALVAGIPATAITGGRYVAEFAGVPSLAWVFPVAVLAAATVIGCLGANVSGRVQVALVLALFALVTCTALLALGVHGVRAPSVAVPPLGELGSVLTAVYVAFTGWETVAFTFEEHKRPDAIPRIFAASYVIVVALYGLVLLGLFSAVDSADPALDRAPLLRLAERSLGDFGRPVTLALVVAAIAANVCASVLALSRLVFGMARSGYLPRALNRVRERDANPVTAVLAVGAVLAAIALLGATGVMSFQLLFVLSGGIYFVLYGLGAASYTKLAGHGPPRAVAALCAVTVVAVTVLAGPPMWMCWALFAVVLLVTALLSRRPSHRDPSAGAPAREPAR; the protein is encoded by the coding sequence GTGAGCGGCCTGCAGAAGTCGCTCGGCGGGGTCGTCGGAACGTTCCTCGCGCTCTCCACGATCCTGGGCAGCGGCATGATGATCCTGCCCGGCACCAGCTACCAGGAGCTCGGCCGCTCGGCCTGGATGCCCTGGGCCGTCGCGGCGGTGTCGGTCGTCCCGCTGCTCTACTGCTACGCCTGGCTGGGCCGCCGCCACCCGTCGGCGTCCGGCGTGGCGCACTACTGCGAGGTCGCCTTCGGCCGGTCGACGGGGCGTTCCGCCGGGCTCCTCGCGATGCTCGCGCTGGTGGCCGGCATCCCGGCGACCGCCATCACGGGCGGGCGCTACGTCGCCGAGTTCGCCGGCGTCCCGAGCCTCGCCTGGGTCTTCCCCGTCGCCGTCCTCGCCGCGGCCACCGTCATCGGATGCCTGGGCGCCAACGTGTCGGGACGGGTCCAAGTGGCGCTCGTTCTGGCCCTGTTCGCCTTGGTCACCTGCACCGCGCTGCTGGCACTCGGCGTGCACGGTGTGCGGGCCCCGAGCGTCGCGGTGCCGCCACTGGGCGAACTGGGCAGTGTCCTGACCGCGGTCTACGTCGCCTTCACCGGCTGGGAGACCGTGGCCTTCACCTTCGAGGAACACAAGCGCCCGGACGCCATCCCGCGCATCTTCGCGGCCTCGTACGTGATCGTGGTCGCCCTGTACGGGCTGGTGCTGCTCGGCCTGTTCAGCGCGGTCGACTCCGCGGACCCGGCGCTGGACCGGGCCCCGCTGCTGCGCCTCGCGGAACGCTCGCTCGGCGACTTCGGCAGGCCGGTCACGCTGGCCCTGGTCGTCGCCGCCATCGCCGCGAACGTCTGCGCCTCCGTCCTGGCCCTGTCCCGGCTGGTGTTCGGCATGGCGCGCAGCGGCTATCTGCCCCGCGCCCTGAACCGCGTACGGGAACGGGACGCGAACCCCGTCACGGCCGTGCTGGCGGTCGGCGCGGTCCTCGCCGCCATCGCGCTCCTGGGCGCGACCGGGGTCATGTCGTTCCAACTGCTCTTCGTGCTGTCCGGCGGGATCTATTTCGTGCTGTACGGGCTGGGCGCGGCCTCGTACACCAAGCTGGCCGGGCACGGGCCGCCCAGGGCCGTGGCTGCCCTGTGCGCCGTCACGGTGGTGGCGGTGACCGTGCTCGCGGGGCCGCCCATGTGGATGTGCTGGGCGCTGTTCGCGGTCGTCCTGCTGGTGACGGCGCTCCTGTCCCGCCGGCCGTCGCACCGGGATCCGAGCGCGGGCGCGCCGGCGCGGGAACCCGCGAGGTGA
- a CDS encoding enoyl-CoA hydratase-related protein: MCADPRVRTTAVGCSVLSTRVELAAGIPHSQRLTRASGKAKAMELCLTGRTMGAAEAERAGLVSRVVPAADLLQDALAVAGTVAGMSAPVVMMAKESVNRAFETTPAEGVRFERRLFHAVFATVDQKEGMTAFTRKRPPELSHH, translated from the coding sequence ATGTGCGCTGATCCGCGAGTCAGGACAACGGCCGTGGGGTGTTCCGTGTTGTCCACGAGGGTGGAGCTCGCGGCCGGTATCCCCCACTCCCAGCGGCTGACCCGGGCGTCGGGCAAGGCCAAGGCGATGGAGCTGTGCCTCACCGGCAGGACCATGGGCGCGGCCGAGGCGGAGCGCGCCGGGCTCGTCTCGCGCGTCGTGCCGGCCGCGGACCTGCTCCAGGACGCGCTCGCGGTGGCCGGGACGGTGGCCGGGATGTCCGCCCCCGTCGTCATGATGGCGAAGGAATCCGTCAACCGGGCCTTCGAGACCACCCCGGCCGAAGGAGTCCGCTTCGAACGCCGCCTGTTCCACGCGGTGTTCGCCACCGTGGACCAGAAGGAGGGCATGACGGCGTTCACGCGGAAGCGGCCACCGGAGCTCAGTCACCACTAG
- a CDS encoding (2Fe-2S)-binding protein: MTTVPPTSAVIAEVTALGPFFSLSTHATGVPPVEPWVAMSRPLIEARVTAVRQWLASAGHQSPDAVEVRVAASVTHLGLAARLLSPALAALVLHDRVLAFDLADVHWQPVLGGPVPLSLPATAVRAASPAAEGLGALLDGPLAELSDAMRPFSLSSPILRGNLASALNGAATMIAAARPDLAARSRAAVGLALAGPALCGSARSTANGGFQRGSCCLIYRAAPDRKGALCGDCVLHRPARGPRGGGWIRASGD; this comes from the coding sequence ATGACGACCGTCCCTCCGACGAGCGCGGTGATCGCCGAGGTCACCGCGCTCGGACCGTTCTTCTCCCTGAGCACCCACGCCACGGGCGTCCCTCCGGTCGAGCCCTGGGTGGCGATGTCCCGCCCGCTGATCGAGGCGCGCGTGACGGCCGTACGGCAATGGCTCGCCTCGGCGGGCCACCAGTCGCCCGACGCCGTCGAAGTGCGGGTGGCCGCGTCGGTCACCCACCTGGGTCTGGCGGCGCGCCTGCTGTCGCCCGCGCTGGCCGCCCTCGTTCTGCACGACCGTGTTCTCGCGTTCGACCTCGCGGACGTGCACTGGCAGCCGGTCCTCGGCGGTCCCGTGCCCCTGTCGCTTCCCGCGACGGCCGTGCGGGCCGCCTCCCCGGCGGCGGAAGGCCTCGGGGCGCTCCTGGACGGACCGCTGGCCGAACTCTCGGACGCGATGCGGCCGTTCTCGCTCTCCTCCCCCATCCTCCGCGGCAATCTCGCCTCCGCGCTCAACGGCGCCGCCACCATGATCGCCGCTGCGAGGCCAGACCTGGCGGCACGGAGCCGCGCCGCCGTCGGCCTCGCCCTGGCCGGCCCCGCACTGTGCGGCTCCGCCAGGAGCACCGCCAACGGCGGCTTCCAGCGCGGGAGTTGCTGCCTGATCTACCGCGCCGCCCCGGATCGCAAGGGCGCGCTGTGCGGCGACTGCGTCCTCCACCGCCCCGCCCGAGGGCCACGGGGCGGTGGCTGGATCCGCGCTAGTGGTGACTGA
- a CDS encoding CbtA family protein produces the protein MEKKLILRGVLAGAVAGLLAFVFARIFAEPQIAKAIDYESGRDAAQSALDKAAGLPVDSADPDLFSRTIQANVGIGVGMIFFGMAMGALFAVAYTVCLGRSGALRARTLALLVAGGGFLTMYLVPFLKYPANPPAIGHEETIQQRSGLYLIMVVCSIAFLVAAVWLGKRLQVRYGNWNATLIGGAAFVVAIGIVMLVLPSLGHLAYNRENFGNQATETPLPLKDSKGAIVYPGFPADVLFSFRFFSVAAQLLLWAAIGLFFGPLAERLLSTRRESSDVPAQGPAPVPA, from the coding sequence ATGGAAAAGAAACTGATACTGCGCGGCGTTCTCGCCGGCGCAGTGGCAGGGCTGCTCGCATTCGTCTTCGCACGGATCTTCGCCGAGCCGCAGATCGCGAAGGCCATCGACTACGAGAGCGGTCGTGACGCCGCGCAGAGCGCGCTGGACAAGGCGGCCGGTCTGCCCGTCGACAGCGCCGACCCCGATCTGTTCAGCCGCACCATCCAGGCCAACGTCGGGATCGGCGTCGGCATGATCTTCTTCGGCATGGCCATGGGCGCGCTGTTCGCGGTCGCCTACACGGTCTGCCTGGGCCGGTCCGGCGCGCTGCGCGCCCGCACCCTCGCGCTGCTCGTGGCCGGCGGCGGGTTCCTCACGATGTATCTGGTCCCGTTCCTCAAGTACCCGGCCAACCCGCCGGCGATCGGCCACGAGGAGACGATCCAACAGCGCAGCGGCCTCTACCTGATCATGGTGGTGTGCTCCATCGCCTTCCTGGTGGCGGCGGTCTGGCTCGGAAAGCGGCTCCAGGTCCGCTACGGCAACTGGAACGCCACGCTGATCGGCGGCGCCGCGTTCGTCGTCGCGATCGGGATCGTGATGCTGGTGCTGCCCTCGCTGGGTCACCTGGCCTACAACAGGGAGAACTTCGGCAACCAGGCCACCGAGACGCCGCTGCCCCTCAAGGACTCCAAGGGCGCGATCGTCTACCCCGGCTTCCCCGCCGACGTCCTGTTCTCCTTCCGCTTCTTCTCCGTCGCCGCCCAGCTCCTGCTCTGGGCCGCGATCGGCCTGTTCTTCGGGCCCCTGGCCGAGCGGCTCCTCAGCACCCGCCGGGAATCCTCCGACGTCCCCGCGCAGGGCCCGGCCCCCGTCCCTGCATGA
- a CDS encoding CbtB domain-containing protein has protein sequence MSTPRPASTPIVLPVSKSVLWLVGTAIIALAVYYFIGVDQGAVSVFGNDMHIHEFVHDGRHFLGFPCH, from the coding sequence ATGTCCACACCCCGTCCGGCTTCCACGCCGATCGTCCTGCCGGTCTCGAAGTCGGTGCTGTGGCTGGTCGGTACCGCGATCATCGCGCTGGCGGTCTACTACTTCATCGGTGTCGACCAGGGCGCCGTCTCGGTGTTCGGCAACGACATGCACATCCACGAGTTCGTCCACGACGGGCGTCACTTCCTCGGCTTCCCCTGCCACTGA
- the metE gene encoding 5-methyltetrahydropteroyltriglutamate--homocysteine S-methyltransferase, whose product MTTKTAAAAARATVYGYPRQGRNRELKKAIEGYWKGRVSADALRDTAAELRRGTWRQLADAGIHEVPTGDFSYYDHVLDTTVMVGAIPERHRTAVDADALDGYFAMARGTQDVAPLEMTKWFDTNYHYLVPELGPDTVFAANCAKQVAELEEALALGLTARPVLVGPVTYLLLAKPAPGVAADFEPLTLLDRLLPVYAEVLADLRAAGAEWVQVDEPALVQDRTPAELNAAERTYRELGTLTDRPKLLVASYFDQLGEALPVLAKAPVEGLALDFTDSAAANLDALAAVGGLPGKRLVAGVVDGRNIWINDLQKSLSTLGTLLGLADRVDVAASSSLLHVPLDAAAERDIEPQILRWLAFARQKTAEIVTLARGISRGTDSITAELAANRADLASRAASPITRDPAVRARSQAVTDADARRSQPYSERAAAQRAHLGLPLLPTTTIGSFPQTTELRTARADLRTGRIGTAGYEERIKAEIGDVISFQEKTGIDVLVHGEPERNDMVQYFAEQLTGYLATQHGWVQSYGTRYVRPPVLAGDISRPEPMTVRWTSYAQSLTDRPVKGMLTGPVTMLAWSFVRDDQPLGDTARQVALALRDEVDDLEAAGTSVIQVDEPALRETLPLRSADHPAYLAWATEAFRLSTSGVRPDTQIHTHMCYAEFGDIVQAIDDLDADVISLEAARSHMQVARELAEHGYPREAGPGVYDIHSPRVPSADEAAALLRTGLEAIPAERLWVNPDCGLKTRGWPETRASLENLVAAARTVRGELETPTS is encoded by the coding sequence GTGACCACCAAGACCGCAGCCGCGGCAGCACGGGCCACCGTTTACGGCTACCCCCGTCAGGGCCGCAACCGTGAACTGAAGAAGGCCATCGAGGGCTACTGGAAGGGCCGCGTCAGCGCCGACGCCCTCCGCGACACCGCGGCCGAGCTCAGGCGCGGCACCTGGCGACAGCTCGCCGACGCCGGCATCCACGAGGTGCCGACCGGCGACTTCTCGTACTACGACCACGTCCTCGACACCACGGTCATGGTGGGGGCGATCCCCGAGCGGCACCGCACCGCGGTCGACGCCGACGCGCTCGACGGCTACTTCGCCATGGCGCGCGGCACCCAGGACGTCGCGCCGCTCGAAATGACCAAGTGGTTCGACACCAACTACCACTATCTGGTACCGGAGTTGGGGCCCGACACCGTCTTCGCCGCGAACTGCGCCAAGCAGGTCGCCGAGCTCGAGGAAGCCCTTGCCCTGGGTCTCACCGCGCGGCCCGTCCTTGTCGGTCCCGTCACGTATCTCCTGCTCGCCAAGCCCGCTCCCGGCGTCGCCGCCGACTTCGAACCGCTCACCCTCCTAGACCGGCTGCTGCCCGTGTACGCCGAGGTCCTCGCCGACCTGCGCGCCGCCGGCGCCGAGTGGGTACAGGTCGACGAGCCCGCCCTTGTCCAGGACCGCACCCCCGCCGAGCTGAACGCCGCCGAGCGGACCTACCGCGAACTGGGCACCCTCACCGACCGGCCCAAGCTGCTCGTGGCCTCCTACTTCGACCAGCTCGGTGAAGCCCTGCCGGTGCTTGCCAAGGCGCCGGTCGAAGGCCTCGCCCTCGACTTCACGGACTCGGCCGCGGCCAACCTGGACGCCCTGGCCGCCGTCGGCGGGCTTCCGGGCAAGCGGCTCGTCGCCGGCGTCGTCGACGGACGCAACATCTGGATCAACGACCTGCAGAAGTCGCTGTCCACCCTCGGCACCCTCCTCGGGCTCGCCGACCGGGTCGACGTCGCCGCGTCGTCCTCCCTGCTCCACGTCCCGCTCGACGCCGCCGCAGAGCGGGACATCGAGCCGCAGATCCTGCGCTGGCTCGCCTTCGCCCGGCAGAAGACCGCCGAAATCGTCACCCTCGCCAGGGGAATCTCCCGGGGCACCGACAGCATCACGGCCGAACTCGCCGCGAACCGCGCCGACCTGGCGTCCCGGGCGGCCTCGCCCATCACGCGGGACCCGGCGGTACGCGCCCGCTCCCAGGCCGTGACGGACGCCGACGCCCGCCGCTCCCAGCCGTACTCCGAACGCGCCGCGGCCCAGCGCGCCCACCTGGGCCTTCCCCTGCTGCCGACCACCACCATCGGCTCGTTCCCCCAGACCACGGAGCTGCGCACGGCCCGCGCCGACCTGCGGACCGGACGCATCGGCACGGCCGGCTACGAGGAGCGCATCAAGGCCGAGATCGGTGACGTGATCTCCTTCCAGGAGAAGACCGGCATCGACGTCCTCGTGCACGGCGAGCCCGAACGCAACGACATGGTGCAGTACTTCGCCGAGCAGCTCACCGGCTACCTCGCCACCCAGCACGGCTGGGTCCAGTCGTACGGCACCCGCTACGTCCGCCCGCCGGTCCTGGCCGGCGACATCTCCCGCCCCGAGCCGATGACGGTCCGCTGGACGTCCTACGCCCAGTCCCTCACCGACCGTCCGGTCAAGGGCATGCTCACGGGCCCCGTCACGATGCTCGCCTGGTCCTTCGTCCGCGACGACCAGCCGCTCGGCGACACAGCCCGTCAGGTCGCGCTCGCCCTGCGGGACGAGGTCGACGACCTTGAGGCGGCGGGCACTTCGGTGATCCAGGTCGACGAACCCGCGCTCCGCGAGACCCTGCCGCTGCGCTCCGCCGACCACCCCGCCTATCTGGCCTGGGCCACCGAGGCGTTCCGCCTCAGTACGTCCGGGGTCCGGCCGGACACCCAGATCCACACGCACATGTGCTACGCCGAGTTCGGCGACATCGTCCAGGCCATCGACGACCTCGACGCCGATGTCATCAGCCTCGAAGCCGCCCGCTCGCACATGCAGGTCGCCCGTGAGCTCGCGGAGCACGGCTATCCGCGTGAGGCAGGCCCCGGCGTGTACGACATCCACTCGCCCCGTGTCCCGAGCGCCGATGAGGCAGCCGCCCTGCTGCGCACGGGACTTGAGGCGATTCCCGCCGAGCGGCTGTGGGTCAACCCGGACTGCGGGCTCAAGACCCGCGGCTGGCCCGAGACCCGTGCCTCCCTGGAGAACCTGGTGGCCGCCGCCCGCACGGTGCGCGGCGAACTGGAGACGCCCACGTCCTGA